A genomic segment from Danio aesculapii chromosome 17, fDanAes4.1, whole genome shotgun sequence encodes:
- the nkx2.4a gene encoding NK2 homeobox 4a, with protein MSLSPKHTTPFSVTDILSPIEETYKKFSGMESTGNLTSPLGAYRQPQVSQTGMQQHSMGHNATVATTYHMPHSVSQFSHSAMGGYCNGSIANMGDLPSYQETMRNSAAATGWYGANPDPRYSTISRFMGPSTGMNMTGMGTLTGMADTTKSIPPLHAAPRRKRRVLFSQAQVYELERRFKQQKYLSAPEREHLASMIHLTPTQVKIWFQNHRYKMKRQAKDKAAQQLQQEGNLCQQQQSPRRVAVPVLVKDGKPCQNGSNTPTPNQQQMQQQQNGAGVVLPTSSNSMNQHQSQQVNALVQAQDLEEMSPSPPSLHSQMNSMGQIDSSVDYTNNMVTSNLLYGRTW; from the exons ATGTCGCTGAGCCCAAAGCACACGACACCTTTCTCAGTGACAGATATTTTGAGCCCAATTGAGGAGACTTACAAGAAGTTTAGTGGCATGGAGAGCACTGGAAACCTCACATCTCCATTGGGAGCGTACCGGCAACCTCAGGTGTCCCAGACTGGCATGCAACAACACTCCATGGGCCACAACGCCACTGTGGCGACCACCTACCACATGCCACACTCGGTTTCCCAGTTCTCGCACAGTGCAATGGGGGGCTACTGCAATGGCAGCATTGCCAACATGGGGGACCTACCCTCTTACCAAGAAACTATGAGAAACAGCGCAGCTGCAACAGGGTGGTACGGCGCCAATCCAGACCCTAGATACTCAACAA TTTCTAGATTCATGGGACCTTCCACAGGTATGAACATGACAGGAATGGGCACGCTGACAGGCATGGCCGACACCACCAAATCCATCCCACCTCTACACGCAGCGCCAAGGAGGAAACGACGGGTGCTCTTCTCTCAAGCACAAGTATACGAGTTGGAAAGGAGATTTAAGCAGCAGAAATACCTTTCGGCGCCAGAAAGGGAACACCTGGCTAGCATGATACATCTCACCCCGACGCAGGTCAAGATCTGGTTTCAGAATCATCGCTACAAGATGAAGCGACAGGCCAAGGACAAAGCAGCGCAGCAGCTTCAACAGGAGGGCAACCTGTGTCAACAGCAGCAGTCGCCGAGGAGAGTGGCTGTCCCTGTCTTAGTGAAGGATGGCAAGCCTTGCCAAAACGGCTCCAACACGCCGACGCCAAACCAACAGCAAATGCAGCAGCAGCAGAACGGAGCAGGGGTCGTTCTTCCTACCTCGAGTAATTCTATGAACCAACACCAAAGCCAGCAGGTCAACGCACTGGTCCAGGCCCAAGACCTGGAGGAAATGTCCCCTAGTCCGCCGTCACTTCATTCGCAGATGAACAGCATGGGCCAGATAGACTCTTCTGTAGATTACACAAATAATATGGTCACGTCAAATCTGCTTTATGGCAGAACGTGGTAG